In the genome of Vanacampus margaritifer isolate UIUO_Vmar chromosome 1, RoL_Vmar_1.0, whole genome shotgun sequence, one region contains:
- the hdac6 gene encoding protein deacetylase HDAC6 isoform X2: MSSGADHSQSSASSCGLKSVRRSPRLSPQGGAVQGDEQRKNSSSLQEAKKKGRMSKSREDRDEELQVRLQRMDLSSRSCTSGTGLVYSETFTHHQNLWDPNHAECPARVTSIMEELDKQELLSRCVQVQPRAATEEELLLVHTKNYIELMKSTQMMSETELRQLSDKYDSIYIHPETFQVSVLAVGSVLQLVDQVLTELRNGFAVIRPPGHHAQSNEANGFCIFNNVAIAARYAQNKHKVKRVLIVDWDVHHGQGVQYVFQEDPSVLYMSVHRFEQGAFWPHLPDSDNTFVGSAPAEGRNINLAWTTAGKSDADYMCAFQQLLLPVAYEFQPELVLVSAGFDAALGDPKGQMCVSPECFQTLTHMLMSLAEGRLVLALEGGYNLQATAKGATACVCALLGGACAPMVASTAPSDCALKSISETISALYPFWTSLQVLEGSHLAEGHVLRLTTNEVSPQIPTVTTTGLVYDERMMEHLNQWDRHHPEQPQRIFKIFSRHQQLGLVERCQRIRARLATEEELAMCHTVDHIRQMKSTTTMKSRDLHKLGQEFNSIYINNQSFQSALLAAGSCFNAVDHIMSGQVRSGVAIVRPPGHHAEKDSACGFCFFNTAALAARYAQKSSQHAPVRVLILDWDVHHGNGTQHMFEDDNSVLYVSLHRYDNGNFFPSSEDAASDRVGVAKGTGFNVNVAWSGGRMGDAEYLAAFHHVVMPIATEFNPSLVLVSAGFDAARGDPLGGYHVTPEGYAHLTRMLMSLACGRVLLILEGGYNLTSISDSMAMCTSVLLGDPPPSLATPLPPPHHAAVAVINEVIRHHASYWKSLRINIPESVRDAIPSPSAYQRRSGKAKGRKSRQSGPDKPPLPPMGLEGTKVDHSLDQLTQGLADLDISQPTHPPNVEAESGEVSHEQSQSAASSEPPAVDIATPADVGEEAEPELEGACGWSKPEGILELTCGVQTAPMYVVDPLSWCPHLDAVKPLPPSGIDIFLPCQDCASEAENWICLTCYKVACGRYVNEHMLMHGATSEHPMVLSFCDLSVWCYACEAYVHNQAVFEAKNAAHRAKFGEEIPPWS; the protein is encoded by the exons CTGTTCAAGGAGATGAGCAGAGGAAGAACAGTAGCAGCCTGCAGGaggcaaaaaagaaaggaagaatgTCGAAGAGCAGAGAAGATCGAGATGAGGAGCTGCAGGTCCGACTGCAGCGGATG gACCTGTCCAGCAGGTCATGCACCAGTGGAACCGGTTTGGTCTATTCAGAGACCTTCACTCATCATCAGAACTTGTGGGACCCCAA TCATGCAGAATGTCCAGCCAGAGTGACATCCATCATGGAGGAGCTAGACAAACAAGAACTGTTGTCTCGCTGTGTTCAAGTGCAG ccCAGAGCAGCCACTGAGGAAGAGCTGCTTCTCGTGCACAC GAAGAACTACATCGAGCTGATGAAGTCCACTCAGATGATGTCTGAGACAGAACTGCGTCAACTGTCTGACAAATACGATTCCATTTATATCCATCCC GAGACCTTCCAGGTGTCCGTATTGGCGGTAGGTTCAGTGCTCCAGCTGGTGGACCAGGTGTTGACTGAACTGAGGAATGGCTTCGCTGTCATCAG GCCTCCAGGACATCATGCCCAGTCAAACGAGGCCAATGGTTTTTGTATTTTCAACAATGTGGCCATTGCAGCCCGCTACGCACAGAACAAACACAAAGTCAAAAG ggtGTTGATCGTGGACTGGGACGTTCATCATGGCCAAGGTGTCCAATATGTTTTTCAGGAAGACCCCAG TGTGTTATACATGAGCGTGCACAGGTTTGAGCAGGGTGCATTCTGGCCTCACCTGCCAGACTCTGACAACACTTTTGTGGGTAGCGCCCCCGCCGAAGGACGAAACATCAACCTGGCCTGGACCACG GCAGGGAAAAGCGACGCAGACTACATGTGTGCTTTCCAGCAACTGCTGCTACCTGTCGCCTATGAA TTTCAGCCGGAGCTGGTTCTGGTCTCTGCTGGTTTTGATGCCGCACTGGGGGATCCGAAG GGCCAGATGTGCGTGAGTCCCGAGTGTTTCCAGACGCTGACACACATGCTAATGTCTTTGGCCGAAGGTCGACTCGTTCTGGCTCttgag gGAGGTTACAACCTGCAGGCGACCGCAAAGGGTGCTACCGCTTGTGTTTGTGCATTGCTGGGGGGAGCCTGTGCCCCAATGGTTGCATCCACTGCTCCTTCTGACTG TGCCCTGAAGTCCATCTCTGAGACCATCTCAGCTCTGTATCCATTTTGGACCTCACTGCAAGTGCtgg AGGGGTCTCATCTTGCTGAAGGACACGTCCTCAGGTTAACAACCAATGAAGTGAGCCCACAGATTCCCACTGTCACAACAACAGGCCTTGTGTACGACGAGAGAATGATGGAGCACCTGAACCAGTGGGACAG GCATCATCCTGAACAACCGCAAAGAATCTTCAAGATCTTCTCTAGGCATCAGCAGCTCGGACTGGTGGAACGTTGCCAGCGCATCCGTGCTCGCTTGGCTACCGAGGAGGAGCTTgccatgtgtcacac CGTGGACCACATCCGGCAAATGAAGTCTACCACTACGATGAAGAGCAGAGATCTGCACAAACTGGGACAAGAGTTCAACTCCATCTACATCAATAATCAGAGTTTTCAGTCAGCTCTGCTGGCCGCTGGAAGCTGCTTCAATGCTGTGGACCATATCATGAGCGGACAG gtgagAAGCGGCGTGGCTATCGTGCGTCCTCCTGGTCATCATGCTGAGAAAGACTCTGCGTGCGGTTTTTGTTTCTTCAACACAGCGGCACTCGCCGCTCGCTACGCACAGAAGTCTTCCCAGCATGCACCTGTACGAGTCTTAATTCTGGACTGGGATGTTCACCACGGCAATGGCACACAGCACATGTTTGAAGACGACAACAG TGTCCTCTACGTCTCCCTTCATCGCTATGACAACGGGAACTTTTTCCCGTCCTCAGAGGACGCCGCCTCAGACCGGGTGGGAGTGGCCAAGGGGACGGGCTTCAACGTCAATGTGGCGTGGAGCGGCGGGAGGATGGGAGATGCAGAGTATCTCGCCGCTTTCCACCACGTCGTCATGCCGATTGCCACTGAG TTCAATCCAAGTCTGGTGTTGGTGTCAGCGGGATTTGACGCCGCGCGAGGAGACCCTCTGGGCGGATACCACGTGACCCCGGAGGGCTACGCCCACCTCACGCGCATGCTGATGTCGTTGGCTTGTGGGCGAGTCTTACTCATACTGGAG GGTGGTTACAACTTGACGTCCATCTCCGACTCCATGGCGATGTGCACGAGCGTGCTGCTCGGCGACCCTCCTCCTTCCCTGGCAacgcccctccccccaccccaccacgctgCCGTGGCAGTCATCAACGAGGTCATCCGGCACCACGCCTCCTACTGGAAGTCGCTGAGGATAAACA tcccaGAATCCGTGCGAGACGCTATACCTTCCCCGAGCGCTTATCAGAGGCGCAGTGGAAAAGCAAAAGGCAGGAAGTCGAGGCAGAGCGGTCCAGACAAACCACCACTGCCCCCTATGGGACTGGAGGGCACAAAA GTGGACCACAGTTTGGACCAGCTGACACAAGGATTGGCCGACTTGGACATCAGTCAACCCACGCACCCCCCCAACGTGGAAGCCGAGTCAGGTGAAGTGTCACATGAGCAGAGCCAATCAGCAGCGAGCTCAGAACCGCCG GCCGTTGACATCGCCACACCAGCAGATGTTGGAGAAGAGGCGGAGCCTGAGCTGGAGGGCGCTTGCGGCTGGTCCAAGCCTGAGGGAATTCTGGAGTTGACGTGTGGAGTTCAGACG GCCCCTATGTATGTGGTGGATCCTCTTTCCTGGTGTCCTCACCTGGACGCCGTCAAGCCCCTTCCACCATCTGGTATTGATATCTTTCTGCCCTGTCAAGACTGTGCCTCGGAGGCAGAAAATTGGATTTGCCTCACCTGCTACAAG GTGGCGTGCGGCCGCTACGTCAACGAACACATGTTGATGCACGGCGCGACCTCTGAGCATCCCATGGTGCTGAGCTTCTGCGACCTCTCCGTGTGGTGCTACGCGTGCGAGGCCTACGTGCACAACCAG GCCGTGTTTGAGGCAAAGAACGCTGCCCACAGGGCCAAGTTTGGAGAGGAGATCCCACCCTGGAGttag
- the hdac6 gene encoding protein deacetylase HDAC6 isoform X1 — translation MSSGADHSQSSASSCGLKSVRRSPRLSPQVAQGGAVQGDEQRKNSSSLQEAKKKGRMSKSREDRDEELQVRLQRMDLSSRSCTSGTGLVYSETFTHHQNLWDPNHAECPARVTSIMEELDKQELLSRCVQVQPRAATEEELLLVHTKNYIELMKSTQMMSETELRQLSDKYDSIYIHPETFQVSVLAVGSVLQLVDQVLTELRNGFAVIRPPGHHAQSNEANGFCIFNNVAIAARYAQNKHKVKRVLIVDWDVHHGQGVQYVFQEDPSVLYMSVHRFEQGAFWPHLPDSDNTFVGSAPAEGRNINLAWTTAGKSDADYMCAFQQLLLPVAYEFQPELVLVSAGFDAALGDPKGQMCVSPECFQTLTHMLMSLAEGRLVLALEGGYNLQATAKGATACVCALLGGACAPMVASTAPSDCALKSISETISALYPFWTSLQVLEGSHLAEGHVLRLTTNEVSPQIPTVTTTGLVYDERMMEHLNQWDRHHPEQPQRIFKIFSRHQQLGLVERCQRIRARLATEEELAMCHTVDHIRQMKSTTTMKSRDLHKLGQEFNSIYINNQSFQSALLAAGSCFNAVDHIMSGQVRSGVAIVRPPGHHAEKDSACGFCFFNTAALAARYAQKSSQHAPVRVLILDWDVHHGNGTQHMFEDDNSVLYVSLHRYDNGNFFPSSEDAASDRVGVAKGTGFNVNVAWSGGRMGDAEYLAAFHHVVMPIATEFNPSLVLVSAGFDAARGDPLGGYHVTPEGYAHLTRMLMSLACGRVLLILEGGYNLTSISDSMAMCTSVLLGDPPPSLATPLPPPHHAAVAVINEVIRHHASYWKSLRINIPESVRDAIPSPSAYQRRSGKAKGRKSRQSGPDKPPLPPMGLEGTKVDHSLDQLTQGLADLDISQPTHPPNVEAESGEVSHEQSQSAASSEPPAVDIATPADVGEEAEPELEGACGWSKPEGILELTCGVQTAPMYVVDPLSWCPHLDAVKPLPPSGIDIFLPCQDCASEAENWICLTCYKVACGRYVNEHMLMHGATSEHPMVLSFCDLSVWCYACEAYVHNQAVFEAKNAAHRAKFGEEIPPWS, via the exons CTGTTCAAGGAGATGAGCAGAGGAAGAACAGTAGCAGCCTGCAGGaggcaaaaaagaaaggaagaatgTCGAAGAGCAGAGAAGATCGAGATGAGGAGCTGCAGGTCCGACTGCAGCGGATG gACCTGTCCAGCAGGTCATGCACCAGTGGAACCGGTTTGGTCTATTCAGAGACCTTCACTCATCATCAGAACTTGTGGGACCCCAA TCATGCAGAATGTCCAGCCAGAGTGACATCCATCATGGAGGAGCTAGACAAACAAGAACTGTTGTCTCGCTGTGTTCAAGTGCAG ccCAGAGCAGCCACTGAGGAAGAGCTGCTTCTCGTGCACAC GAAGAACTACATCGAGCTGATGAAGTCCACTCAGATGATGTCTGAGACAGAACTGCGTCAACTGTCTGACAAATACGATTCCATTTATATCCATCCC GAGACCTTCCAGGTGTCCGTATTGGCGGTAGGTTCAGTGCTCCAGCTGGTGGACCAGGTGTTGACTGAACTGAGGAATGGCTTCGCTGTCATCAG GCCTCCAGGACATCATGCCCAGTCAAACGAGGCCAATGGTTTTTGTATTTTCAACAATGTGGCCATTGCAGCCCGCTACGCACAGAACAAACACAAAGTCAAAAG ggtGTTGATCGTGGACTGGGACGTTCATCATGGCCAAGGTGTCCAATATGTTTTTCAGGAAGACCCCAG TGTGTTATACATGAGCGTGCACAGGTTTGAGCAGGGTGCATTCTGGCCTCACCTGCCAGACTCTGACAACACTTTTGTGGGTAGCGCCCCCGCCGAAGGACGAAACATCAACCTGGCCTGGACCACG GCAGGGAAAAGCGACGCAGACTACATGTGTGCTTTCCAGCAACTGCTGCTACCTGTCGCCTATGAA TTTCAGCCGGAGCTGGTTCTGGTCTCTGCTGGTTTTGATGCCGCACTGGGGGATCCGAAG GGCCAGATGTGCGTGAGTCCCGAGTGTTTCCAGACGCTGACACACATGCTAATGTCTTTGGCCGAAGGTCGACTCGTTCTGGCTCttgag gGAGGTTACAACCTGCAGGCGACCGCAAAGGGTGCTACCGCTTGTGTTTGTGCATTGCTGGGGGGAGCCTGTGCCCCAATGGTTGCATCCACTGCTCCTTCTGACTG TGCCCTGAAGTCCATCTCTGAGACCATCTCAGCTCTGTATCCATTTTGGACCTCACTGCAAGTGCtgg AGGGGTCTCATCTTGCTGAAGGACACGTCCTCAGGTTAACAACCAATGAAGTGAGCCCACAGATTCCCACTGTCACAACAACAGGCCTTGTGTACGACGAGAGAATGATGGAGCACCTGAACCAGTGGGACAG GCATCATCCTGAACAACCGCAAAGAATCTTCAAGATCTTCTCTAGGCATCAGCAGCTCGGACTGGTGGAACGTTGCCAGCGCATCCGTGCTCGCTTGGCTACCGAGGAGGAGCTTgccatgtgtcacac CGTGGACCACATCCGGCAAATGAAGTCTACCACTACGATGAAGAGCAGAGATCTGCACAAACTGGGACAAGAGTTCAACTCCATCTACATCAATAATCAGAGTTTTCAGTCAGCTCTGCTGGCCGCTGGAAGCTGCTTCAATGCTGTGGACCATATCATGAGCGGACAG gtgagAAGCGGCGTGGCTATCGTGCGTCCTCCTGGTCATCATGCTGAGAAAGACTCTGCGTGCGGTTTTTGTTTCTTCAACACAGCGGCACTCGCCGCTCGCTACGCACAGAAGTCTTCCCAGCATGCACCTGTACGAGTCTTAATTCTGGACTGGGATGTTCACCACGGCAATGGCACACAGCACATGTTTGAAGACGACAACAG TGTCCTCTACGTCTCCCTTCATCGCTATGACAACGGGAACTTTTTCCCGTCCTCAGAGGACGCCGCCTCAGACCGGGTGGGAGTGGCCAAGGGGACGGGCTTCAACGTCAATGTGGCGTGGAGCGGCGGGAGGATGGGAGATGCAGAGTATCTCGCCGCTTTCCACCACGTCGTCATGCCGATTGCCACTGAG TTCAATCCAAGTCTGGTGTTGGTGTCAGCGGGATTTGACGCCGCGCGAGGAGACCCTCTGGGCGGATACCACGTGACCCCGGAGGGCTACGCCCACCTCACGCGCATGCTGATGTCGTTGGCTTGTGGGCGAGTCTTACTCATACTGGAG GGTGGTTACAACTTGACGTCCATCTCCGACTCCATGGCGATGTGCACGAGCGTGCTGCTCGGCGACCCTCCTCCTTCCCTGGCAacgcccctccccccaccccaccacgctgCCGTGGCAGTCATCAACGAGGTCATCCGGCACCACGCCTCCTACTGGAAGTCGCTGAGGATAAACA tcccaGAATCCGTGCGAGACGCTATACCTTCCCCGAGCGCTTATCAGAGGCGCAGTGGAAAAGCAAAAGGCAGGAAGTCGAGGCAGAGCGGTCCAGACAAACCACCACTGCCCCCTATGGGACTGGAGGGCACAAAA GTGGACCACAGTTTGGACCAGCTGACACAAGGATTGGCCGACTTGGACATCAGTCAACCCACGCACCCCCCCAACGTGGAAGCCGAGTCAGGTGAAGTGTCACATGAGCAGAGCCAATCAGCAGCGAGCTCAGAACCGCCG GCCGTTGACATCGCCACACCAGCAGATGTTGGAGAAGAGGCGGAGCCTGAGCTGGAGGGCGCTTGCGGCTGGTCCAAGCCTGAGGGAATTCTGGAGTTGACGTGTGGAGTTCAGACG GCCCCTATGTATGTGGTGGATCCTCTTTCCTGGTGTCCTCACCTGGACGCCGTCAAGCCCCTTCCACCATCTGGTATTGATATCTTTCTGCCCTGTCAAGACTGTGCCTCGGAGGCAGAAAATTGGATTTGCCTCACCTGCTACAAG GTGGCGTGCGGCCGCTACGTCAACGAACACATGTTGATGCACGGCGCGACCTCTGAGCATCCCATGGTGCTGAGCTTCTGCGACCTCTCCGTGTGGTGCTACGCGTGCGAGGCCTACGTGCACAACCAG GCCGTGTTTGAGGCAAAGAACGCTGCCCACAGGGCCAAGTTTGGAGAGGAGATCCCACCCTGGAGttag
- the hdac6 gene encoding protein deacetylase HDAC6 isoform X4: protein MHVCVFQPRAATEEELLLVHTKNYIELMKSTQMMSETELRQLSDKYDSIYIHPETFQVSVLAVGSVLQLVDQVLTELRNGFAVIRPPGHHAQSNEANGFCIFNNVAIAARYAQNKHKVKRVLIVDWDVHHGQGVQYVFQEDPSVLYMSVHRFEQGAFWPHLPDSDNTFVGSAPAEGRNINLAWTTAGKSDADYMCAFQQLLLPVAYEFQPELVLVSAGFDAALGDPKGQMCVSPECFQTLTHMLMSLAEGRLVLALEGGYNLQATAKGATACVCALLGGACAPMVASTAPSDCALKSISETISALYPFWTSLQVLEGSHLAEGHVLRLTTNEVSPQIPTVTTTGLVYDERMMEHLNQWDRHHPEQPQRIFKIFSRHQQLGLVERCQRIRARLATEEELAMCHTVDHIRQMKSTTTMKSRDLHKLGQEFNSIYINNQSFQSALLAAGSCFNAVDHIMSGQVRSGVAIVRPPGHHAEKDSACGFCFFNTAALAARYAQKSSQHAPVRVLILDWDVHHGNGTQHMFEDDNSVLYVSLHRYDNGNFFPSSEDAASDRVGVAKGTGFNVNVAWSGGRMGDAEYLAAFHHVVMPIATEFNPSLVLVSAGFDAARGDPLGGYHVTPEGYAHLTRMLMSLACGRVLLILEGGYNLTSISDSMAMCTSVLLGDPPPSLATPLPPPHHAAVAVINEVIRHHASYWKSLRINIPESVRDAIPSPSAYQRRSGKAKGRKSRQSGPDKPPLPPMGLEGTKVDHSLDQLTQGLADLDISQPTHPPNVEAESGEVSHEQSQSAASSEPPAVDIATPADVGEEAEPELEGACGWSKPEGILELTCGVQTAPMYVVDPLSWCPHLDAVKPLPPSGIDIFLPCQDCASEAENWICLTCYKVACGRYVNEHMLMHGATSEHPMVLSFCDLSVWCYACEAYVHNQAVFEAKNAAHRAKFGEEIPPWS, encoded by the exons atgcacgtgtgtgtgtttcagccCAGAGCAGCCACTGAGGAAGAGCTGCTTCTCGTGCACAC GAAGAACTACATCGAGCTGATGAAGTCCACTCAGATGATGTCTGAGACAGAACTGCGTCAACTGTCTGACAAATACGATTCCATTTATATCCATCCC GAGACCTTCCAGGTGTCCGTATTGGCGGTAGGTTCAGTGCTCCAGCTGGTGGACCAGGTGTTGACTGAACTGAGGAATGGCTTCGCTGTCATCAG GCCTCCAGGACATCATGCCCAGTCAAACGAGGCCAATGGTTTTTGTATTTTCAACAATGTGGCCATTGCAGCCCGCTACGCACAGAACAAACACAAAGTCAAAAG ggtGTTGATCGTGGACTGGGACGTTCATCATGGCCAAGGTGTCCAATATGTTTTTCAGGAAGACCCCAG TGTGTTATACATGAGCGTGCACAGGTTTGAGCAGGGTGCATTCTGGCCTCACCTGCCAGACTCTGACAACACTTTTGTGGGTAGCGCCCCCGCCGAAGGACGAAACATCAACCTGGCCTGGACCACG GCAGGGAAAAGCGACGCAGACTACATGTGTGCTTTCCAGCAACTGCTGCTACCTGTCGCCTATGAA TTTCAGCCGGAGCTGGTTCTGGTCTCTGCTGGTTTTGATGCCGCACTGGGGGATCCGAAG GGCCAGATGTGCGTGAGTCCCGAGTGTTTCCAGACGCTGACACACATGCTAATGTCTTTGGCCGAAGGTCGACTCGTTCTGGCTCttgag gGAGGTTACAACCTGCAGGCGACCGCAAAGGGTGCTACCGCTTGTGTTTGTGCATTGCTGGGGGGAGCCTGTGCCCCAATGGTTGCATCCACTGCTCCTTCTGACTG TGCCCTGAAGTCCATCTCTGAGACCATCTCAGCTCTGTATCCATTTTGGACCTCACTGCAAGTGCtgg AGGGGTCTCATCTTGCTGAAGGACACGTCCTCAGGTTAACAACCAATGAAGTGAGCCCACAGATTCCCACTGTCACAACAACAGGCCTTGTGTACGACGAGAGAATGATGGAGCACCTGAACCAGTGGGACAG GCATCATCCTGAACAACCGCAAAGAATCTTCAAGATCTTCTCTAGGCATCAGCAGCTCGGACTGGTGGAACGTTGCCAGCGCATCCGTGCTCGCTTGGCTACCGAGGAGGAGCTTgccatgtgtcacac CGTGGACCACATCCGGCAAATGAAGTCTACCACTACGATGAAGAGCAGAGATCTGCACAAACTGGGACAAGAGTTCAACTCCATCTACATCAATAATCAGAGTTTTCAGTCAGCTCTGCTGGCCGCTGGAAGCTGCTTCAATGCTGTGGACCATATCATGAGCGGACAG gtgagAAGCGGCGTGGCTATCGTGCGTCCTCCTGGTCATCATGCTGAGAAAGACTCTGCGTGCGGTTTTTGTTTCTTCAACACAGCGGCACTCGCCGCTCGCTACGCACAGAAGTCTTCCCAGCATGCACCTGTACGAGTCTTAATTCTGGACTGGGATGTTCACCACGGCAATGGCACACAGCACATGTTTGAAGACGACAACAG TGTCCTCTACGTCTCCCTTCATCGCTATGACAACGGGAACTTTTTCCCGTCCTCAGAGGACGCCGCCTCAGACCGGGTGGGAGTGGCCAAGGGGACGGGCTTCAACGTCAATGTGGCGTGGAGCGGCGGGAGGATGGGAGATGCAGAGTATCTCGCCGCTTTCCACCACGTCGTCATGCCGATTGCCACTGAG TTCAATCCAAGTCTGGTGTTGGTGTCAGCGGGATTTGACGCCGCGCGAGGAGACCCTCTGGGCGGATACCACGTGACCCCGGAGGGCTACGCCCACCTCACGCGCATGCTGATGTCGTTGGCTTGTGGGCGAGTCTTACTCATACTGGAG GGTGGTTACAACTTGACGTCCATCTCCGACTCCATGGCGATGTGCACGAGCGTGCTGCTCGGCGACCCTCCTCCTTCCCTGGCAacgcccctccccccaccccaccacgctgCCGTGGCAGTCATCAACGAGGTCATCCGGCACCACGCCTCCTACTGGAAGTCGCTGAGGATAAACA tcccaGAATCCGTGCGAGACGCTATACCTTCCCCGAGCGCTTATCAGAGGCGCAGTGGAAAAGCAAAAGGCAGGAAGTCGAGGCAGAGCGGTCCAGACAAACCACCACTGCCCCCTATGGGACTGGAGGGCACAAAA GTGGACCACAGTTTGGACCAGCTGACACAAGGATTGGCCGACTTGGACATCAGTCAACCCACGCACCCCCCCAACGTGGAAGCCGAGTCAGGTGAAGTGTCACATGAGCAGAGCCAATCAGCAGCGAGCTCAGAACCGCCG GCCGTTGACATCGCCACACCAGCAGATGTTGGAGAAGAGGCGGAGCCTGAGCTGGAGGGCGCTTGCGGCTGGTCCAAGCCTGAGGGAATTCTGGAGTTGACGTGTGGAGTTCAGACG GCCCCTATGTATGTGGTGGATCCTCTTTCCTGGTGTCCTCACCTGGACGCCGTCAAGCCCCTTCCACCATCTGGTATTGATATCTTTCTGCCCTGTCAAGACTGTGCCTCGGAGGCAGAAAATTGGATTTGCCTCACCTGCTACAAG GTGGCGTGCGGCCGCTACGTCAACGAACACATGTTGATGCACGGCGCGACCTCTGAGCATCCCATGGTGCTGAGCTTCTGCGACCTCTCCGTGTGGTGCTACGCGTGCGAGGCCTACGTGCACAACCAG GCCGTGTTTGAGGCAAAGAACGCTGCCCACAGGGCCAAGTTTGGAGAGGAGATCCCACCCTGGAGttag